Within Dictyostelium discoideum AX4 chromosome 4 chromosome, whole genome shotgun sequence, the genomic segment tcatcaataaataatgaaatatatTCTGGTGattttggatttaaatttataaaatattcaaatgcctaataataaaaattttaaaaaaaaaaaaaaataattagtaaaaacataaaaaaaaaataaaaaatatatatatatatattttttttttttatagttttaaaaacttacttGTTGaattgaatgaatgaattgtTTATCATTATATAATGCATTTTGTAAAAGGTTATCATATTTATCTTTAAGATCTAATAATGATTGGAAATAAGTACCTGATTCTTTTGTctagatttattaattattattatttttaaaataaaaaaaatattaatatcatgatattaattcctttttttttttttacttttattttataaattataaattatatatttaccTTTTCTTCATCCATTACTATTCCTCTACCAATTTCTTTAACATAACTACTAATTACatctttcattaaatttaaaccatCTGATACTCtactaaataaattatacaTTCTCTTTAAATCTTCAATCTTATCATCTTTTAACATTGAAATTAAACCAGAGTTttccatcttttttttttttttttgaaaaaaataatttattaatataaaaaaaaaaaaaaaaaaaaaaaaaaaaaaaaaaaaattattatttattttataacttACATCAATTAAAGTTCTCAtatgatttgaaattaattgtttttcacaaacttcttttaattttggttcaGAACTACTATCTAAATAATGTGAAACTCTTTCCAACTCTTCTTTTAAGCAAATTTCAACCTTTTTCATATAATCTGGACAACTACATGTTTGAATGAGAGTTTGTGATTGTGCTTGATAATGTGATGATGTCTTTAATAACAATGGTTTTTCAAAGTCTTCAATATATacatttttagaattaacTCCTAAATCAATTAACATTTGaactatattttttattaaaattctaaatttaaaaaaaaaaaacaaaaaaaaaaaataaataaataattaatactatattaattattattttataaaaccacaactaataataataataataataaataataattttaaaaaattataaatttaccTATCAATAACTTCAccttctctttctttttgtACCATTGATAAGAGAGTATTTAATAATCtatctttaattgttgaacAATGAGCCACATTATCTCTGAAAAGGTAAAGTCCAAGATCAAAAACACTAGAGagattattttgtttaacaTAGTTTCTATCCATATACATCAAGATATCTCTAATCATTAACATTGAAGTCTTGTGATTGATCCAACTCGAGTTTAATTCTAGTAGAAACTTTTCATCGATTGATTCTGATACAGTTTTAGCAACCGCTTTCAAATGTTTATCGACCATCTTCTTTAGATTATTGTATAATAAATCACCATGTTTTTGTAATACCATATTGTATCCGTTTCTATACAACTCTTCAAATGAGAGATTACTTGCATTTTGTTGATGAATTTGTCTCATTGCtgtctttaataatttccaCGTTCTCTTTGGAAAATCTGGATCCGCTAATACTCCATGACTTTGTAAATTcttgaattgaattttacCATTTGGTTTTgccatcatttttaaaaaattattattattttttaaaaaaaaaaaaatttatttttgttttatttatactaaattatttctttttttatatatgtttttataattatatattatttacaattttcttttttttttttttttttttttttattttattctttttatatatttatatctaTTCTACAATTTTTTTGTATGTacacacatatatatataattaattaattatatctttatattttatatgataatattgatattactattaataattaatttaattattattattattaaaaaaaaaaaaaaaaactaatctACAATTAACTATTATtctaatataaaataataatggtgataataataataaaaactattgAGATTTTAAAAGGAATCTATGCCTTCTTTTTCtattagtttttaaaaagaaaaaaaaaaaaaaataaagatgttagaatactttttttttgtttttttctctttgtttttattgttgATTAGTTTTCTATCTGTCAAatttataaacaaaattatttttcaatttttttttttttttttttatattaaaaaaaaaaaattaaaaaaatgattttttttttttttttttttttttttaaaaatttcgcacactaatttttttattaattgttttatttattttaatttatattttttttttttttttattaatatgtgGGTGTGTTGAGTGGTACTATTAtcatgaattattattatcattatattaa encodes:
- the culC gene encoding cullin C, whose protein sequence is MMAKPNGKIQFKNLQSHGVLADPDFPKRTWKLLKTAMRQIHQQNASNLSFEELYRNGYNMVLQKHGDLLYNNLKKMVDKHLKAVAKTVSESIDEKFLLELNSSWINHKTSMLMIRDILMYMDRNYVKQNNLSSVFDLGLYLFRDNVAHCSTIKDRLLNTLLSMVQKEREGEVIDRILIKNIVQMLIDLGVNSKNVYIEDFEKPLLLKTSSHYQAQSQTLIQTCSCPDYMKKVEICLKEELERVSHYLDSSSEPKLKEVCEKQLISNHMRTLIDMENSGLISMLKDDKIEDLKRMYNLFSRVSDGLNLMKDVISSYVKEIGRGIVMDEEKTKESGTYFQSLLDLKDKYDNLLQNALYNDKQFIHSIQQAFEYFINLNPKSPEYISLFIDEKLKKGLKGVSEEEVDIILDKILMLFRLIQEKDVFEKYYKQHLAKRLLLGRSISDDAERNMIAKLKTECGYQFTSKLEGMFTDMRLSQDTMSGFKTYIQNLKKALPIDLNVHVLTTGFWPTQNTANCNLPREILLCCEAFKSYYLSNHNGRLLLWQTNMGTAEIKANFPSKSHELQVSSYQMVILLLFNDQSKLTFKEIADQTGIPTIDLKRNLLALTNPKNKILDRELPSTTSSTTTTTTTATSSSTSTSPSSSSSSISTPTPSKSIDESDVFAFNTKFKSKLFRVKVMAVVQKETPVEEKETRDKVDEDRKHQIEASIVRIMKARKTLEHSNLVSEVIKQLQSRFVPNPVIVKKRIESLIEREYLERSKQDRKIYNYMA